TTAATCAAATTCATAAAGCAGTAAACCAAAAAACGCTGAGCGTTTTTTTAACTTGCGTATGGGTAATCTGAATCTGCACAGCCATAGTGTTAGTTACATGACTTGCTGCATTCTCCCGCCGGTTTTACCTTCACTTTACCCGTATCATCTTCAAATGTCCCGGCAATACAGTGATCTTCTTTGCAGTTTCTTCGTAGATCTCTCCATCCATATCCGCCTTCTTGCCAACGGGCTGTAAAACCTCCAATGCATCCGCTTGAATATATTCGAGCTGGGTCAACTGTTCATTTTCCACAACAGGATTCTGCAATGTAAGCAATTCGCGGAAAGCGGATAAGCTGGAATCGCGGACGATAAGCACATCCAGCTTCCCGTCAAAAGGAGACAGCGAAACGATTGGCAGTTCAGTCGTTCCGATAAACCGGCCATTCAGTACGAACAGCAAAATAGCCTCACCTTCCAGTTCAGTTCCTTCACAACGGATTTTATAGTAAAAAGGCTCCGTTTGATTCAACGTCCGCAATGTGCTGAGCAAATAACTGATAGAGCCGAAGCGTTTCTTTTCATTGGATTTCACATTTTCTGATGTGTCGGTAACTAGGCCGGTCCCCCAGAAGTTCATGAAATAATCGTCACCTGCTTGTCCGACATCAGTATCAATGACGGAGCCGGAAAGCAGGGAAGCGGCTGCTTCATTCAATGTTTGCGGAATGCCGAGTGACCGGCTGAAATCATTGGAAGTGCCGCCTGGGAGTATG
The Sporosarcina sp. P33 genome window above contains:
- a CDS encoding diacylglycerol kinase family protein, which translates into the protein MLRFKRALFLYNRTAGEDDTQQKLSDTIHVFTQAIDELIVLHTASEVELQKACREYGGQVDLLIILGGDGTVHTCINSIAPLPVRPAIAILPGGTSNDFSRSLGIPQTLNEAAASLLSGSVIDTDVGQAGDDYFMNFWGTGLVTDTSENVKSNEKKRFGSISYLLSTLRTLNQTEPFYYKIRCEGTELEGEAILLFVLNGRFIGTTELPIVSLSPFDGKLDVLIVRDSSLSAFRELLTLQNPVVENEQLTQLEYIQADALEVLQPVGKKADMDGEIYEETAKKITVLPGHLKMIRVK